The Prochlorococcus sp. MIT 1300 genome has a window encoding:
- a CDS encoding ABC transporter substrate-binding protein, producing the protein MVFTTCLVSCQPPRQNSLLTIASAGKIKSLDPAQASTFDALQLLSALGDPLYRLSSKGKLEPRLASGPPKVTDNGLTITIPLRKNIVFHDGTEFNSAAMAFSLRRFIEIGTLNYIVAGKIDKIEIINNHTIRLRLTRPSSSLIGLLTSTNLTPVSPAAYQKHKDKFLNKNFIGTGPYQLKSFNSQQKRIEPFPHYWGDAPSNNGINFINLSNSTALYGALLTGEVDVLLSNSIDEDQRLALHKLSDQGKLVEGKGRQLEIGYITLLSNKAPLNNQLIRKALSYSLNRQLISKRVSYGLREPLRSLIPPSLQKFKSEAWPTYDPEKAKFLLAKAGYCNKKSLDLKLTFRSNIPADKLLAITWRSQLEKDLPNCINLSIEGIESTSVYRQLGEGNFEAVVLDWRGAYPDPEAYLTPLLSCNSAKEFVCEKGEASISGSFWTHPGLEQEIRRTDSLTGVARIKALNNIEQIAAKGSAYLPVWLVTPKAWAQVGFNTPKFDGAGNLQMHKLKVID; encoded by the coding sequence TTGGTATTCACAACATGTCTTGTTTCATGTCAACCACCCAGACAAAACTCCCTTTTAACGATTGCTAGTGCAGGAAAGATAAAATCCTTAGACCCAGCTCAGGCAAGTACCTTTGACGCATTACAACTTTTATCGGCCTTAGGAGACCCACTTTATAGACTTTCTTCTAAAGGAAAACTTGAACCTAGGTTAGCCTCAGGGCCACCCAAAGTTACTGATAACGGTCTAACAATTACTATTCCTCTACGAAAAAATATAGTCTTTCACGATGGAACAGAGTTTAACTCCGCAGCCATGGCCTTTAGCCTAAGGAGATTTATAGAGATAGGCACCTTAAACTATATAGTTGCAGGAAAAATTGACAAGATTGAAATTATAAATAACCACACTATTCGCCTAAGGTTAACCAGGCCCTCTTCGTCACTGATTGGGCTTTTAACCTCAACTAATCTTACTCCAGTTTCACCAGCAGCATATCAAAAGCATAAAGATAAATTTCTAAATAAGAACTTTATAGGCACAGGCCCTTATCAACTTAAAAGTTTCAACTCCCAACAGAAGCGAATTGAGCCTTTCCCTCACTACTGGGGGGATGCTCCTAGCAATAACGGCATAAACTTTATTAACCTTAGCAATTCCACTGCACTTTATGGCGCATTATTAACAGGGGAAGTTGATGTACTACTTTCGAACTCTATTGATGAAGATCAACGACTTGCCTTACACAAATTATCTGATCAAGGAAAACTTGTTGAAGGGAAGGGTCGTCAATTAGAAATAGGCTATATAACACTACTTAGCAATAAAGCGCCACTTAATAACCAGCTAATACGAAAAGCTCTTTCCTATAGTCTTAACAGGCAACTAATAAGCAAACGTGTGAGCTATGGGCTAAGAGAACCATTAAGGTCATTAATACCTCCAAGCCTACAGAAGTTTAAATCAGAAGCTTGGCCAACATATGACCCGGAAAAAGCAAAATTTTTACTGGCGAAAGCAGGTTATTGCAACAAAAAGAGCCTAGATTTAAAACTAACTTTTAGGTCAAATATTCCTGCTGACAAGCTTTTAGCCATAACTTGGCGATCCCAACTAGAGAAGGATCTCCCAAATTGTATAAATCTTTCTATTGAAGGAATCGAATCAACCTCAGTTTACAGACAGCTCGGAGAAGGAAATTTTGAAGCAGTTGTTTTGGACTGGAGGGGAGCCTATCCTGACCCAGAAGCCTATTTAACACCCTTACTAAGTTGTAATAGTGCTAAAGAATTTGTATGTGAAAAAGGTGAGGCTTCTATTAGCGGTAGCTTTTGGACTCATCCAGGGTTGGAACAAGAAATACGAAGAACTGATTCACTCACTGGAGTAGCTCGAATAAAAGCACTAAATAATATTGAACAGATCGCGGCGAAAGGCTCAGCTTATCTTCCTGTTTGGCTAGTAACGCCTAAAGCCTGGGCGCAAGTAGGTTTTAATACACCTAAATTTGATGGTGCAGGGAACCTACAAATGCATAAGCTAAAAGTTATCGATTAA
- a CDS encoding ABC transporter permease: MAKERALFKYCATRIALTPLMLWLISTLVFLMLRVAPGDPVDAILGNRANEAARFALRTRLGLDKPLWEQYLNFIGGLLKGKLGESLTNQEPVKEIIAGALPATIELGTIALLIAICIGIVVGFSGAAKRESKIDLLGRVFGISTYALPPFWAAMMMQLLFAVHLGWLPVGGRFPPSLITPQGSGFLILDSFLAGDWLALQGTLRHLFLPALTLGILLSGIFSRSLRLNLGKALKADYIEAARSRGISEKKIITKHALPNALLPVLTIAGITIASLIGGALLIEVTFSWPGIALKLQEAISQRDYPVVQGIVVVIASLVVLISVLIDLVIAVIDPRVQY; the protein is encoded by the coding sequence ATGGCAAAAGAACGAGCCTTATTTAAATATTGTGCTACTCGAATAGCGCTCACCCCCTTGATGCTCTGGTTGATTTCAACCTTAGTTTTTCTTATGTTAAGAGTCGCACCTGGTGATCCAGTTGATGCAATATTAGGTAACAGAGCAAACGAAGCCGCAAGATTTGCTCTTCGAACAAGACTTGGACTAGACAAACCACTTTGGGAGCAATACCTAAACTTCATAGGAGGACTACTTAAAGGAAAACTTGGAGAATCACTAACAAACCAAGAACCAGTTAAAGAGATTATTGCCGGAGCACTTCCAGCCACTATTGAACTAGGAACAATTGCTCTACTAATAGCAATTTGCATAGGCATAGTTGTTGGTTTTAGTGGAGCTGCCAAACGCGAAAGCAAAATTGATCTCCTAGGCCGAGTCTTTGGAATAAGTACCTATGCTTTACCGCCATTCTGGGCAGCAATGATGATGCAATTGTTGTTCGCAGTCCATTTGGGATGGCTTCCTGTTGGAGGAAGATTTCCACCAAGCCTAATAACACCTCAAGGGAGTGGCTTTCTAATTCTTGACAGCTTTCTTGCTGGGGATTGGCTGGCATTACAGGGAACTTTGCGCCATTTGTTTTTACCAGCACTGACACTAGGCATTTTATTAAGTGGGATCTTCAGTAGATCATTAAGACTGAATCTAGGGAAAGCACTTAAAGCTGATTATATAGAAGCAGCCCGAAGCAGGGGAATTAGTGAGAAGAAAATAATTACTAAGCATGCACTTCCAAATGCTTTATTGCCTGTATTAACAATTGCAGGGATAACTATTGCCTCTCTTATTGGGGGAGCACTTCTTATTGAAGTTACATTTTCATGGCCAGGTATAGCCCTCAAACTACAAGAAGCTATCAGTCAAAGAGATTACCCAGTTGTTCAGGGTATCGTTGTAGTTATAGCTTCTTTAGTAGTACTGATTAGTGTACTAATTGACTTGGTGATAGCCGTTATAGACCCCAGAGTTCAATACTGA
- a CDS encoding alpha/beta hydrolase: MFLKRSIGKRVLNGLLVSLVFGLSGILPIAGAERLDVEFEEMAIPISIKDLAAWSRSAPQRSSELETWLNLLDSESKQGLRNLLKAPLLKRQSMGRQMLRSWAGRQLLDEVSDLIRLDEDTSGNKVFHTLESLFESQPQVSTLDLLEALPAESIRLDLDALLNLANRWRVQLQRQQNLVFSVQKIKTSKLSIRSPKLSLEKVDLVPEQQFLEVEHRNQPLPLEVWRPQIGMPLKNSWVVFMPGLGGSKGHFQWLARKLAIQGWPVVVFEHPGSDGKAVKGLLEGRRLPPGAEVIPERLEDLRSVLAAKEEGRLKISAKRLVLMGHSLGALTAFLASGAVPEPGLEKRCEKALDDLSLTNLSQLLQCQMIDVPVQPQKPIKELQAIVALNSFGSLLWPNEGGALVPVPVFLAGGTLDLITPPITEQLGLLLSTTSNHASSRSLLIIGASHFSPVRVEGQLDGEKGRDLFQLGEELVGVQPLRVQQILASTISDFLEDVESKQAFLSSLRTEDGDLRILLLDRSSVNRLLEAQY; this comes from the coding sequence TTGTTCTTAAAACGATCAATTGGTAAGAGGGTTTTGAATGGACTTTTAGTAAGCCTGGTATTTGGCTTGTCTGGGATATTGCCTATTGCTGGCGCAGAGAGATTAGATGTTGAATTTGAGGAAATGGCTATTCCTATTTCAATTAAAGATCTTGCGGCATGGAGTCGTTCTGCCCCTCAGCGAAGCTCTGAGTTGGAAACATGGTTAAACCTATTGGACTCCGAAAGTAAACAGGGCTTGAGAAATTTGCTTAAAGCTCCCCTCCTTAAGAGACAAAGTATGGGGCGGCAGATGTTGCGAAGTTGGGCGGGAAGGCAGTTATTGGATGAGGTTAGTGATTTGATACGTTTGGATGAAGACACTAGTGGAAACAAGGTATTTCACACACTCGAGTCTTTGTTCGAGAGCCAGCCTCAGGTGTCGACGCTCGACCTTTTGGAGGCTCTACCTGCAGAAAGCATTCGCCTTGACTTAGATGCACTTTTAAATTTAGCAAATAGATGGCGTGTTCAGTTGCAAAGACAGCAGAATCTTGTTTTTTCTGTTCAAAAAATTAAAACCTCTAAGTTAAGTATTAGGTCCCCAAAACTTTCTTTAGAAAAAGTCGATCTTGTTCCTGAACAGCAGTTTCTTGAAGTTGAACATCGTAATCAGCCACTTCCACTAGAGGTATGGCGTCCACAAATAGGTATGCCATTAAAAAATAGTTGGGTTGTATTTATGCCTGGACTGGGGGGAAGTAAGGGCCATTTTCAGTGGTTAGCCCGTAAGCTTGCTATTCAAGGATGGCCTGTTGTTGTTTTTGAGCATCCAGGAAGTGATGGGAAAGCTGTCAAAGGTTTGTTAGAAGGTCGTCGGTTGCCTCCAGGTGCTGAGGTCATTCCAGAAAGGCTTGAAGATCTGAGGTCGGTTTTAGCTGCCAAAGAAGAAGGCAGATTAAAGATTTCTGCCAAACGTTTGGTTCTCATGGGGCATTCCTTAGGGGCGTTGACGGCGTTTTTAGCCTCGGGTGCTGTGCCAGAGCCAGGGTTAGAGAAGAGATGCGAAAAAGCATTAGATGATCTCTCTTTGACAAATCTTTCGCAACTTCTGCAGTGCCAAATGATTGATGTGCCAGTTCAGCCTCAAAAGCCAATAAAAGAACTTCAGGCGATTGTTGCTTTAAATAGTTTTGGAAGTTTGCTTTGGCCAAATGAAGGCGGTGCCTTAGTACCTGTTCCTGTTTTTTTAGCAGGAGGGACACTTGATTTAATAACCCCACCAATTACAGAACAATTAGGACTTTTATTGTCTACAACTTCCAATCATGCTTCTAGTAGATCGTTATTAATAATTGGCGCGAGTCATTTTTCGCCAGTGAGGGTTGAAGGTCAACTAGATGGGGAGAAGGGTAGGGACCTTTTTCAACTAGGTGAGGAGTTGGTGGGAGTTCAACCGTTGCGGGTGCAACAAATTTTGGCTTCAACTATTAGTGATTTTTTAGAAGATGTTGAAAGTAAGCAAGCTTTTCTAAGTTCATTGCGTACTGAGGATGGCGATTTGCGAATCCTTCTATTGGATAGATCTTCTGTCAACCGACTTCTTGAGGCTCAGTATTGA
- a CDS encoding MFS transporter: protein MRWWNQFPSSLRFIASTRLLASLGTGGVIYFTALVFKQLAFSATEIGTGFAAAAITGSIARILSGKLVDKTEDCLSPVIWAASVAILADITLLRGYSFNSYLLGQLLLGTAAGLYWPAIEVAVPISCKTYPSNKGFALVRSADALGISLGALMGTTFAWLNILRAIYIFDTFCMFLLLLLMRKNRSLIGRKADKLMTLRENSLASYEPREDHTKWIKPLIPILVISLISTLIFSLLQSALPIDLRNGSLDRLALDNRWTGGIIAIQLFLLVIFQWPLGEWLSRRTTGFGLKLSLSLLACGSLLIGFSGFSSNGWLIVLLAQIPIALGLAAFLPTATESIIQQTPANKRGIGMALFSQCFAISAIIAPIAGGRLLDSQGNGVLLWTITAIACCLAIPLETTNKKD from the coding sequence ATGCGTTGGTGGAACCAGTTTCCCTCAAGTCTGAGGTTTATTGCCAGTACAAGACTCTTGGCCTCTCTAGGAACAGGTGGTGTGATTTATTTCACAGCACTGGTCTTTAAGCAATTAGCTTTTTCTGCAACTGAGATTGGCACAGGATTTGCTGCTGCAGCTATTACTGGATCAATTGCAAGAATACTGTCAGGGAAACTTGTTGATAAGACGGAGGACTGCCTCTCTCCAGTGATTTGGGCAGCAAGCGTAGCAATCTTGGCCGACATAACTCTTTTAAGGGGATACAGCTTTAACAGTTACCTCCTAGGACAATTGCTCTTGGGAACAGCTGCTGGACTTTATTGGCCAGCAATAGAGGTGGCGGTACCAATAAGCTGTAAAACATACCCATCTAACAAAGGGTTCGCACTAGTCCGTAGCGCTGATGCTCTTGGCATAAGCCTAGGAGCACTAATGGGAACCACCTTCGCTTGGCTGAACATACTTCGAGCAATATATATCTTCGACACATTCTGCATGTTTTTGTTGTTACTTTTAATGAGAAAGAACCGGTCCTTAATAGGAAGAAAAGCTGACAAATTAATGACTTTAAGAGAAAACTCATTGGCGAGTTATGAACCAAGAGAAGATCACACAAAGTGGATAAAACCATTAATTCCTATCCTAGTCATTAGTTTAATTTCAACTCTTATCTTTTCCTTGCTTCAAAGTGCTCTCCCCATAGATCTAAGAAATGGTAGTCTTGATAGATTGGCATTAGATAATAGATGGACAGGAGGTATTATTGCAATTCAACTTTTCCTCTTAGTAATCTTTCAATGGCCGCTAGGTGAATGGCTTTCAAGACGAACTACTGGGTTTGGCCTAAAGCTTAGTCTTTCATTGCTTGCTTGTGGCTCATTATTAATTGGCTTTTCTGGCTTTAGTAGCAATGGATGGTTAATAGTTTTATTAGCACAAATACCAATTGCTTTAGGCCTAGCGGCATTCCTACCTACAGCAACAGAATCCATTATTCAGCAAACCCCTGCTAATAAAAGAGGTATAGGAATGGCGTTGTTCTCTCAGTGCTTCGCTATTAGCGCAATAATTGCTCCAATAGCAGGAGGAAGACTCTTAGATTCTCAGGGCAATGGTGTCCTACTCTGGACAATCACTGCTATCGCATGCTGCTTAGCTATACCACTAGAGACTACAAACAAGAAAGACTAA
- a CDS encoding DUF2834 domain-containing protein encodes MNINLSRQVLCFIYLMLAISGAVLPTLANIQFISEYGPTFDIKLFIDLANSNPAAQSLSRDLIISASSITIWFFVESRRLQMKNLWLVVLSSFVIAFAFAAPFFLFLRERRLIEMSSESEK; translated from the coding sequence ATGAACATTAATCTTTCCAGGCAGGTTTTATGTTTTATCTATTTAATGCTTGCAATATCAGGAGCCGTGTTGCCAACTCTTGCTAATATTCAATTTATCAGTGAGTATGGTCCTACCTTTGACATAAAATTATTTATTGATCTAGCGAATTCTAATCCAGCGGCTCAGTCACTTTCTAGAGATCTAATTATATCTGCCTCCTCTATCACGATTTGGTTTTTTGTTGAAAGTAGACGTTTGCAGATGAAGAACCTGTGGCTAGTTGTGCTAAGTTCTTTTGTAATAGCCTTTGCATTTGCGGCACCTTTCTTTCTTTTTCTAAGAGAAAGGCGACTGATCGAGATGTCTTCAGAGTCTGAAAAATAG
- a CDS encoding PfkB family carbohydrate kinase, which yields MRSIKKKDLPKLPSMRVAVIGHVEWVSFIYPNQLPKPGIICHAIESFEEPAGGGAVAAVKLAKLIGQPVDLFTALGKDLIGERSYQRLTELGVNVHAVWKDSPTRKGISMVDSQGDRAITVIGERLQPNGADDLPWEILKVCQGAFVTATDALGLKHSREANLLAGTPRIRIPTLNKSEIQLDVLIGSKLDPDENISNNVLVKPPKLRIATEGEQGGEVIPGGRYKAAKIKGAVIDTYGCGDSFAAGVTAGLSAGWNLESAINLGAHCGANCVEHKGPYGPNQ from the coding sequence ATGCGCTCTATAAAAAAAAAGGACCTCCCCAAACTTCCTTCAATGAGGGTTGCTGTTATTGGTCACGTAGAATGGGTTTCATTCATATACCCAAACCAACTACCAAAACCTGGAATTATTTGCCATGCTATAGAAAGTTTTGAGGAGCCCGCTGGTGGCGGTGCAGTAGCAGCAGTAAAGCTAGCAAAATTGATTGGACAACCAGTAGATTTATTTACAGCTCTAGGAAAAGATCTTATTGGAGAAAGAAGCTACCAAAGGCTAACAGAACTTGGCGTAAATGTTCATGCCGTATGGAAAGATTCCCCTACAAGAAAAGGAATAAGTATGGTCGACTCCCAAGGAGACAGAGCTATTACTGTTATTGGTGAAAGGCTTCAACCTAATGGTGCAGATGATCTGCCATGGGAGATTTTAAAAGTTTGCCAAGGCGCTTTTGTGACCGCAACAGATGCACTAGGCCTAAAACATAGTAGAGAAGCTAATTTACTAGCTGGGACCCCAAGAATAAGGATTCCTACACTTAACAAGTCCGAAATTCAACTAGATGTATTAATTGGAAGCAAGTTAGACCCTGATGAAAATATCTCCAATAATGTACTTGTCAAACCTCCAAAACTACGGATCGCCACAGAAGGTGAACAAGGTGGAGAAGTAATACCAGGAGGTAGATACAAAGCAGCGAAAATTAAAGGAGCTGTTATAGACACATACGGATGCGGAGACAGTTTTGCCGCAGGAGTAACAGCTGGCTTGTCTGCTGGCTGGAATCTCGAATCAGCTATCAATCTTGGAGCTCATTGTGGAGCTAATTGTGTTGAGCACAAGGGTCCATACGGACCCAATCAATAA
- the acsF gene encoding magnesium-protoporphyrin IX monomethyl ester (oxidative) cyclase → MTATTAPAMRGGGRNELPPHLDENLLTPRFYTTEFDKAAKTDLEIARKDFEAMFKEMEADYNLKHFDRKASLDRLNELSPEDKAIYESYLVRSVVSEFSGFLLFKEISNRFKKAGRQELGQFFQFLSRDEARHAGFLGRALKAEGINVDLPNLGNKRAATFFPLSWVLYSLYLSEKIGYWRYILINRHLKDHPEKACAPLFDFFEPWCQDENRHGDCINLMMRCWPGMTKGFRGKILSRFFLWTVFLTHTLTVCERGDFYKMLGIDPVLFDEEVIIQTNNTSKNAFPWVYKFEDGKFLEMRVQILNAFKNWRKSSGLAKPLAFSKFVSLMLRQFALPMEKTNSVRYS, encoded by the coding sequence ATGACAGCTACTACTGCTCCTGCCATGAGAGGTGGTGGAAGGAATGAACTTCCACCCCATCTTGATGAAAACCTCTTAACACCACGGTTTTACACAACAGAGTTCGACAAGGCCGCTAAGACAGATCTTGAGATTGCCAGAAAGGACTTTGAGGCGATGTTCAAGGAAATGGAGGCTGATTACAACCTCAAGCACTTTGACCGTAAAGCTTCACTTGATCGGCTCAATGAACTTTCCCCTGAAGACAAAGCTATTTACGAAAGTTATCTAGTTCGTTCTGTTGTCTCCGAATTCTCGGGGTTTTTACTTTTTAAAGAAATCTCTAATCGCTTCAAAAAAGCTGGTAGACAGGAGCTCGGGCAATTTTTCCAGTTTCTATCTAGGGATGAAGCCCGTCATGCAGGATTCCTTGGAAGAGCCCTCAAAGCAGAAGGCATAAATGTTGACCTTCCTAACTTAGGGAATAAAAGAGCTGCAACATTTTTCCCATTAAGTTGGGTCTTGTACTCCTTATATCTCTCAGAAAAAATTGGATATTGGCGTTACATCCTTATCAACAGGCACCTAAAAGATCATCCTGAAAAGGCATGTGCCCCTCTTTTTGATTTCTTCGAGCCTTGGTGCCAAGACGAAAACCGTCACGGAGATTGCATAAATCTGATGATGCGTTGCTGGCCTGGAATGACCAAAGGCTTCCGCGGAAAAATACTTAGCAGGTTCTTCTTATGGACGGTTTTCCTTACTCACACACTCACTGTTTGTGAGCGAGGCGACTTCTACAAAATGTTAGGTATTGACCCTGTTCTTTTCGATGAAGAGGTAATCATTCAAACAAATAATACCTCTAAAAATGCATTTCCTTGGGTGTACAAATTCGAGGACGGGAAGTTTTTAGAAATGCGAGTTCAAATATTAAATGCCTTTAAAAACTGGAGAAAAAGTTCAGGATTAGCAAAGCCTTTGGCCTTTAGCAAGTTTGTCTCATTAATGCTTAGACAATTTGCTCTTCCTATGGAGAAAACAAATTCAGTTAGATATTCTTAA
- a CDS encoding 2Fe-2S iron-sulfur cluster-binding protein yields MKPLHKVTIHHRKVGRTITFDVPEGDYILRCFESHGEELPFSCRNGCCTTCAVRILSGSMDQSTGIGLSQEMVAQGYGLLCIARATGPLELETQDEDEVYEKQFGKYLGQVNAQPGSPFDL; encoded by the coding sequence ATGAAACCTCTTCACAAAGTAACTATCCATCATCGAAAAGTGGGACGAACTATTACTTTTGATGTGCCTGAGGGAGATTATATCCTTAGATGCTTTGAATCCCATGGCGAAGAACTTCCATTTTCCTGTAGGAATGGTTGCTGTACAACGTGTGCTGTACGAATTTTATCTGGGTCTATGGATCAGTCCACTGGTATAGGTTTGTCTCAGGAAATGGTCGCACAAGGTTATGGATTGCTTTGTATAGCTCGTGCTACTGGGCCATTAGAACTTGAAACTCAAGATGAAGATGAAGTGTATGAAAAACAATTTGGGAAGTATTTAGGTCAAGTAAACGCTCAACCAGGAAGCCCCTTTGACCTATAG
- a CDS encoding chlorophyll a/b binding light-harvesting protein gives MQTYGNPDITYGWWAGNSGVTNRSGKFIAAHAAHTGLICFAAGGSTLWELARFDPSVPMGHQSSIFLAHLASIGIGFDEAGVWTGAGVATIAILHLIFSMVYGGGGLLHSLLFPGDMQDSEVVQARKFKLEWGNPDNQTFILGHHLIFFGVACAWFVEWARVHGIYDPAIGAIRQVNYNLDLTMIWHRQFDFLAIDSLEDVMGGHAFLAFAEITGGALHVVAGSTPWEKKRLGEYSKFKGAELLSAEAVLSWSLAGIGWMAIVAAFWCATNTTVYPEAWYGEPLQLKFTVCPYWIDTVDLQGGGAFWGHTTRAALSNVHYYLGFFFLQGHFWHALRALGFDFSKVSASIGNEKNATFTIDS, from the coding sequence ATGCAGACCTATGGAAACCCAGACATCACCTATGGATGGTGGGCTGGCAATTCTGGGGTCACCAACCGCTCAGGCAAATTCATTGCAGCTCATGCCGCACATACTGGTCTGATTTGCTTTGCGGCTGGTGGAAGCACCCTATGGGAGCTTGCTCGCTTTGACCCCTCGGTGCCAATGGGGCATCAGAGTTCGATATTTCTCGCTCATTTGGCGTCTATCGGCATTGGCTTCGATGAAGCTGGTGTTTGGACAGGTGCTGGGGTTGCAACAATTGCAATTCTCCATTTGATTTTCTCCATGGTCTATGGAGGGGGTGGGCTTCTTCACTCTCTTCTTTTCCCTGGCGATATGCAGGACTCAGAAGTTGTCCAAGCTAGAAAATTCAAGCTGGAATGGGGTAACCCAGATAACCAGACTTTTATTCTTGGTCACCATCTGATTTTCTTTGGTGTTGCTTGTGCCTGGTTCGTTGAATGGGCAAGAGTGCATGGTATTTATGACCCTGCTATAGGCGCTATCCGTCAGGTTAATTACAACCTTGACCTGACAATGATTTGGCACCGACAGTTTGATTTCCTAGCAATTGACAGCCTTGAGGATGTCATGGGAGGTCACGCATTCTTGGCATTTGCTGAGATTACTGGTGGGGCATTACATGTGGTTGCAGGATCTACTCCTTGGGAAAAGAAAAGGCTTGGTGAATACTCCAAGTTCAAAGGAGCTGAATTGCTTTCAGCAGAAGCCGTTCTCTCCTGGTCTTTGGCCGGTATCGGGTGGATGGCTATTGTTGCTGCTTTCTGGTGTGCAACCAATACCACTGTTTATCCCGAAGCTTGGTATGGAGAGCCTCTTCAGTTGAAGTTCACTGTTTGTCCATATTGGATCGATACAGTTGATCTCCAAGGTGGTGGGGCTTTTTGGGGTCACACAACTAGAGCGGCACTCTCTAATGTCCATTACTACTTAGGTTTCTTCTTCCTACAGGGACATTTCTGGCATGCATTACGGGCACTTGGCTTTGATTTTAGTAAGGTCAGTGCGTCTATTGGTAATGAAAAGAATGCGACTTTCACTATTGACTCTTAA
- a CDS encoding chlorophyll a/b binding light-harvesting protein, with protein sequence MQTYGNPNPTYGWWVGNSVVTNRAGRFISSHVGHTGIICFATGASCLWELARFDPSVSMGHQSSIYLSHLATLGIGFDEAGVWTGAGVATIAIFHLIFSAVYGGAALLHALVFDPDLQSGPIPTTPKFKLEWDNPDNLTFILGHHLIFLGVANIWFVEWARVHGIYDPAIGAVRTVFPGYGDFGMLLSHQFDFFTIDSLEDVMSGHAFLAFLQISGGAWHIATRQIGEYTKFKGAGLLSAEAVLSWSLAGLGWMGILAAFWASQNTTVYPVEFYGETLSLKFGISPYWVDTGDISDCKYFLGHTTRAALVNVQYYFGFFCIQGHLWHALRAQGVDFRRILGNLSGLAAPAAD encoded by the coding sequence ATGCAGACCTATGGAAATCCAAACCCTACCTACGGGTGGTGGGTTGGTAATTCTGTAGTGACCAACCGAGCTGGACGATTTATTAGCTCGCATGTTGGGCATACAGGAATTATTTGTTTTGCTACGGGTGCAAGCTGTCTTTGGGAGCTTGCCCGGTTTGACCCTTCGGTCTCAATGGGCCATCAGAGCTCGATTTATCTTTCCCATTTAGCCACGTTAGGCATTGGCTTTGATGAAGCTGGTGTCTGGACAGGAGCAGGGGTTGCAACTATCGCAATCTTCCATCTGATTTTTTCTGCTGTGTATGGGGGAGCAGCTCTTCTACATGCATTGGTTTTTGACCCAGACCTTCAGAGTGGACCAATCCCTACAACTCCTAAGTTCAAGCTTGAGTGGGACAACCCTGACAACCTGACTTTCATACTTGGACACCATTTAATTTTCTTAGGTGTCGCGAATATTTGGTTTGTTGAATGGGCAAGGGTCCATGGAATTTATGATCCAGCCATCGGCGCAGTCCGTACCGTCTTCCCTGGTTATGGGGACTTCGGAATGCTCTTGAGCCACCAATTTGACTTTTTCACCATTGACAGCCTTGAGGATGTAATGAGTGGCCATGCCTTCTTGGCCTTCTTGCAAATAAGTGGCGGTGCTTGGCACATTGCTACCCGCCAAATTGGTGAATACACCAAGTTCAAAGGTGCAGGCCTTCTTTCTGCTGAAGCGGTCCTTTCTTGGTCATTGGCTGGCTTAGGTTGGATGGGTATTCTTGCTGCATTTTGGGCATCGCAAAATACCACTGTTTATCCAGTTGAGTTCTATGGAGAGACCTTGTCACTTAAATTTGGCATCTCCCCATATTGGGTTGATACTGGTGATATTTCTGATTGCAAATACTTCCTTGGGCATACAACTAGAGCAGCTCTAGTAAATGTTCAGTATTACTTTGGATTCTTCTGCATCCAGGGTCACTTATGGCATGCCTTAAGAGCACAGGGAGTTGATTTCAGGAGGATTCTCGGTAATCTCTCCGGCTTAGCTGCGCCTGCAGCAGATTAA